The DNA window CCATGAATATGGATAAAAGGAGATAAGACTTCTTATGATATAAACGAGATTGTAAACTGTAttatatctattcaaaaattgcatACTTTACAATCagttataaaattttgattcacaGGCCTAAAGGATCAGATTGCGGCATTGTGAATGTCAACATTCCCACAAATGGTGCAGAAATTGGAGGAGCGTTTGGTATGTGTATTAATGCAGAAAAATATTCCATGCTGATTAGATTTTTCGAAATCAATATCATATGTGATATAAAACTTTATACTTTCTTTAGAATAATTGCAATCACAGTAATATCAAAGACAGAGCTTGTCCTTAGCTATTCCTGAtttaaagtttgataaaatgtgaaacaaattaGCTTTGTTATTTCTCTCATAGTGTTACTTTcttcaattctattatttaatTCATTGCCAGTATTACCGGCACAATTGAAGGTAACACTTAGACATTGTGTCTTTTTAGGTGGCGAGAAGCAGACTGGGGGTGGAAGAGAGTCGGGCAGTGACGCATGGAAACAGTACATGAGGAGATCGACCTGGTAAGTCTATCTACCTGTACAAAGGTTCACAAGTTCAGGTAACATATGGAGTGGGGACATTTATTCTATTTATGGCATTGGAATGTGGGGCTTAAGTTTTACACATCTtgtttagtttgtttttctcGTACAAAGTTGAAGAGAtgtatttagatatttattgtGTGTGTGTACGAAGTGTGTGGATTTGTGTGTAACAGAGGTTCTACCATCagaacaaattttacatgtGCAGTGAggataaatattgttttgtttccCTTGACTTTAAAGATCTGTGTAATAAATATGAAGTCTTGTGTTGCAATGTCCAATTTATTTCAATGGTGTTGTAATATTGCCCTTTGATCTCGCAATTCATATTTGAATTGACAATAGAACAAAGAAAAAAGTGTGTTAATTTGCAATACATTAAATTAactattcttatttttttttctttcctttttagCACAATCAACTACAGTGCCGAGTTGCCTTTAGCCCAGGGAATCAAGTTTGAATGAACGcatgtttatataaaaaggACACATTCTACAAAAAATGTCTTCTGTGATATCATTGTTTGAAGTGCTAAAAAACATATACAATTGTGAGCCCAAAAAAGTGCATTGAAATCAGagattatttacatttgtattagttagaaatatattttggtAGATTTGTTTGACATACAGTGTATGTTGAGCAGATATTCTTTATACTCTTGATATGGAAAGTTGTAAcatgggggttttttttgttgcatttttgaaaaaaatgtcataatggacatttaaagaaaaagattttatcatGATATGATATTGCTGGACATTAGATGttacttattttgtttttgttgttgaaatatAAAGAGTTGCATGCAACATTAATTTGTAAGCCTATTGAAATCAAAAGATTTGAGACCAATCGACTACTTTGAATATAGAGCTATGGCTTTTATATCTCGAAGAATATTATGTCATTTAGATTACTTTTTTGTTAGAATCTCACaaatcattttgtaaaaaaaaaaaaatggaatattttctataaagttGTGAAATATTGTGTTAGCTTTTCATTGCATAACTTGAAACTTGTTTTTTACCAGTAGGCATTTAGTGATCAAGAAGATTTATTTCAACTGAAGATTGAAGAATATCTGTCTGGGAGAATATTCAGGATAgggttatttttgtttatagtcCAATCTGGTTTGGAGTGCCTTCATTTTTCTATAGTTCAGAAGTCAAGATGAAAATATGTCGCACTCCTTGAGCGTGTTTTCTCTACATTTATGCCATATCAACGGCATATCTCCCAGAAAACCTGCTTATTGTCAGAGGATGTACACGTGATTTTGAACGAGGTCAAGGTCGATTTAGAACCTTTTTAGATTATATTTTGTGTTGTAATCTTCATCGGAAAATGCCTGCAATGGCCTAGTCTCGCTTAGATCTGAATTTGTTGGTCAAAGTAACATCGGATGCGGtgtaaaaattctacttccttTCCTTTGGCCTATAGTATGACATAAAATTCAGGATATGTAGTAACCTTGTATGAAGTTCAGCTCAAGGCCATAGCAGGTCTATGTAAATTGATCAACatgagtatatttttttttcgccGTACCTACAAGTAGCTCCAACCATACATAGGTTACATGTACCAAAAGACTTCGCGGTAAAAGGTACGTCAAAAGTCAAGATCAAGGCAAATCTATTTGTCCAATTCTTTTTGTAACCATAGAACCATTAAAACTGGCGCTTGGACTTTTCAAATTGGTAATTGTATCAAACAGCACTGTGACATatacgtaggcctgtctattctATTGatggccactcagccattgctctttgaaattaacaagatttgtctggcttttgagcttaGACTACGCAATCTATGTATAATTCACTTGAAAcaagcgtcattttaacttgttttgaagcaagAAAAAGATATTTAGTATTACATCCTACCGAAAACCCAAGATTTTGTTAAATGGTTTTATTATCCGTCCACTACTAATCTCGGCTAGATTCGTCGAGACCGAAAATTTTGACGGACGTCTCCTGGATATTTCAGTCTCCACGAATTTCGATGAGATAAGTCAACTTCGACCATATAGGTTCTTTGATATTTCTACTaattaaaggactatgtgcgattttatgcattttttgcccccaaaattaaagttttataaattataaagagctttaaaaataaggtggaagatagttaaaatcatattgcgGGAAtaaggtcatttaggtgacgtcatagataaacagcgaatgagcaatggtGACTAAAATGAAGATTCAAGTGATAGGCGTCcactgtacaatgatttatgaagatttgattttttacgatactatttaaaaattggggcagatatttgaccataccgcacatagtcctttgtttCTAGAACCAGGTTGTCGCGATCATTCTTTGACCGTATCACTCAAACTCATTTGACTGTCGACGTCTTTATTTACAACAATATCTACCGAGTACTGTAAAATCATGAGTTTTTATGGTTGCTCAATTTTCGTGGGCATACAACATCTTTGACTGATTTTAAAACTGTATTCGTTATCAATGAAAGTAAATTCGTCTTTATGAATAAGAAAGTTCACAAACCTGTAacttaaacaatgaattataataaattaataaaataaaattaacaacgtgaaatttgaatgccaaaaaataaaacatacctatttttcagtaaattttcattattcatagtttataagacttgttataatttatttatttatatgtagaacaatagtttcatctcagatacaatgttgttaaataataaagatttcaatatataaatattcattgcactgcatctcctctttaAAAGTGATTGCGATTATGATTGATTcattgatttcccccttttttttttgcagtagacattttttcttaaacttacatataaaacttgactcatcatagagctccgcccatgctaaaaaaattttcattttcttcaatttatacatgtttaattttatttttaatttacgcttaaaaatatttgtttatcatgttaaaagaacatggtgttgtcccgtccccccccccccccccccccccccgcatgtaataaatggaagtgaaaataaagaaaccattgaactgctaaagagctgaaggattagaattttcatgatttatttttctttttgcttgcaaagattttttggatgaggctgccatccacccacccacctcctttaaaaaaaggcgcgGCTACGTATAACGtacgttacgtttcaggaaattaccgtaattatagtgaataaaatatttgtgagcattcatccaaattagtgcaatttacaaccgtttcctgtatctgaagaaatgtccttattcgtcagctgttctttatcttagcctttgcaggattttggtcatttcagcagatttacaataacttcaattagagtaatttccccttatcagtgcttattgtgacgtcaaagctgacgttggttaagtgtcgtcttactctttaaaactcccctgagaaataaaaggatgcgaagtatactgttttatttacttagaaagcatgatgttcttaaaattacacatcttataagcttttcaaaggttttactttgattctcgggagaacgtgatgttggaacgtgaggttggaaaccattggtactatgaattgtgggtcaaaatttactgactccgaaaaaatatatcggatcaatgtgtaaacgtttgtgacgtcacacgattatttttgattgaaagtgtactgaggtgaactttagaggtaacattgactgtatgtcgcttacatcgttattgtttttactgtctaaatttgtcttgctgattctcgtgagagtgtgaagtgataaaaattgccacgattacagggaactactgggacgattaaaacgatgcattactggtccgatttactgacgccaaaaaaatccgttgaatgaatgtgcaactagtccgaattttctattcacacacgccttgccggtagagctcgcttcgcgccggcgctgcgcgccggcgagccgCGCTcgctattatttacaatattgtcaaaagtaaaattaaaataagagtttttgtgatattttacaGCGTAGATACTTTTTGAAAAAGGGAAACTATTGTCTTATATGCAAGTCgtaagattttttgtgaaaaggagAAAAATTCGTGATTGTGAAAAGGAATTGAGATAGGGAAAACAATCTTGTACATTTTTTCCACAcggaaataataacaaattttcattaattcaaataaatcataaaaataacaatatatgtCTAAATATGTATCACAACCCATATCCACCGGAGACTCAAATATCAGtctgatattggtcgagggtTGATATATGGGATGTGAAAAAGATTCGCGATTGTGAaaccttttcacaaaaaatcttacGACTAAAgacaatattttccttttttttttaaagtatctaCGCtgtaaaatatcacaaaaactctttttttaattttatttttgataatattgttaataatattttagaaaaaaaaaatgaatatctctATTAAACGAAAACCTACAGGGGTTGTGAAATTTTTATCTTAGTCATAAGATTTTTTGTGGTTAGTTTTTTTTTGACAACCAAacctcattttaaaaatattcttttaaaacttAAAGAAAATCCATGCCCATATAAACCGCAATACCATGATAGACgacaaagtaaacattttagCTACACTTCTCTAATTTGCGATCAACACAACGGCACAGTTTACGAAATGAAAATTCAAACACTTtataaaaataagtttattGGCATAAGAAACCgaaatgaatgattttttcCACACTTTACTGCTGATTTCTACTTTTTGTAAGTATAGCCTCGGTCAATAGCAAGACATAGTATATAAAACAACtacaaacatatacatgtatgattaaaaaaacagtAGCACAATAAAAAGTCAGAGTGATGTGTCAAATGTCCAACTATCTACTGCAGGGCAACCACAACCTGGTGATAATGCATGTGTAGGGAATTTTGGCATGGTCTGAAtgtgaaatatatttcatattaaaatttttctccccgttttcttaaaaaaattataagtatTTACAAAGTCTGATGACGAATGAACAATTTTTCATGCCTTCACAtcatataattaaaatcaagtgctgtttttttttccatatcctAACTCATTCTTTAATGAGTAAAATGAAAGTATCCACACACAAAAGATCGTTCAAGCGACAACTGATGATTAAATTGTATGTAAATTTCTCAAAGCTCAAACTCTTATTTCAACTTTTGATCCTCTTATGGAAAAAATGTTCCGGTAACAATTACAACTTCCTTCCcatcaaacttttataaatttaCTAAATTTTGCTCCCAAACCGATTTCCTAGCCTATTTGTTAAGATCTTGGGAAACCAACTTCTCTtgggaaaaatcaaattataaccaGAGGTACTATGATATTTGTAGACAATTAGCGAATGGCTGAAAAGGATGTGATGTACCTTACGTGCTGTTATATGTAGAATTAATATGACATGATGTTTATCTAATTCGGCATAAGTTCATGAAATCAGCCATaactatatttttgaaatattaaggCAGATAGTCTTCAAATAGATAACTTTACAAGTCAATATGCAATATCAGAACTGAAACCGCATACCAGTTTCAAACTGTCGAATTCGAACTGTCGAATATATCTTGGAGGAGGTGGATTCAAATTTAATGACGTCTAACTAGATTAATGATGCACACAAAACATTATCGTTTGACTATTTAGCTATTCAATTAGAAATTCTTTCAGGGGCAAATGTACACTCAATAAATACAAAGCGCGCTAGTCTTATTTGCAACTTCTCGAATATTTCCAATGTTTGGATATGGTGCTGTATTTGCTTGGAAGACCCAAGAAGATGCGATTGTCTGAATCAAAACAGGTAACTTTTGCAAATTGTCTTTCCGTAACAATGTTGCACCATTGAATCGATTTGCTAAACAGTATTCggaattttattgtttgatttgATGTAAATGACATCAAAAGGaattaagtaaacaaaaattcaaacattatgACAAATACCATTAAATAATCGATTGCATTTCGCAAGATGACATGCATTCTTAAAGCtatcattatttcaaaaatggttttaaataCAGTATCAACGTATAACtgtcaaacataaaaaaatcatacaatctACAGaaacaattgataaaaataatactgCTAGGCTCTAATACGAACGGCACTCTTTCATAACAtcataaaacaagaaatatcaaacaaatagATGGAGGAAAGGATCGAGGAAAATATCAGAAGTCCCACGTGATAACTTTTTGTCTGACCAGTATTGTATCCTTGCCTCCCGGAGTAAGGGGCACCTGTCCAAAAGAAAGAAACCAGTATTCAACaagttgaaaataatatatgaaactttttttttattttaacgagGCAAGACGTACTATCGTGGCTATGTTGTCTTTTTTATACCCCCATACAAAGAGCAAATTTGGCGTATTTTAacttaaagtagatccagtgttctgtactgtcacacttttttgtaaaactttgaattctttaaaaattgtgcaagatagttttatttattttatgtgaatataatcacatggatgtaattagaattattaataggttcaagatattttcgcacttaattttatactaaatttccaaatttttatatattttatctttgcaaaggggaaataactcgttttctgacttttctctcagttttatgtctaaatgctatagtttttcttattccaacgattaattttcaaatatttttgtaattttagttttctgataaagttgacattaaaattaatcaagaaaaacaaatttctgcctacaagattttacttttaaggtcagacgacacgttcctcaaaatttttttttgtatctcctcgttaTAAAGAATTccgataaaaaatattaattttataattactttaaaaaatgatcaaaatttacttggatttggTTATATGTCGAGATGGTCGAGTGGtgagaaccgtggccgctcactgccaaaagcgtataggttctagaggttgtGAGTTCAAATCCTCGCCCCGGTGGAGATATTGttctaatatagtgaatttcgctgtgctgtagatgtatttatttttctatcagcaattcaagtgtgttttcaagaagattatataggatattgcatactctagtattctgcagaaatgcctggtaaggtaccctaattttttgcaagaaagcttgtcaaagtagtagtaaaccattaacaaattcctggaaaaagttatctaaaattgaggaacgtgtcgtctgaccttaacaaaaaaaaaatacatttttctaatgctaaaatatgctttagtttatgtttatctggcatttCAAAAAGTgcgatgacatgtatattttttctaacaattgatgacatttaagtctattaagtcgaaatcagttcggtttttcaactttcctcagagaattttacgagtatggagctacttTAATGCGATATAGAAATTATTCAATACACGTAGTTTAACCGAGCCAAGAGGTGAAACAATTGAGATTCAGTAAGTATTTTTAGTCATCTTAAAGATGCGATTTAAAGCAATTCTCACTACCAAAAATCCTTAAGATATgtcatgcatgttttttttcattacacgttagacattttttaatttctttttcaaaaaatgaatctttttattaacattaaaaatctAATTAAGAATATGTGCTTTAAGAACTGAAAGGTTTGTaactctcactctctctctctctctctctctctctctctctctctctctctctctctctctctctctaatagaCTAAATTTACTCTTGTtcgttttattcattttacttcGCAAACTTATTCACCATTGAAGTTTGAccattgtaataataatacaatataaattgttcaaaaaaggtaattcattaaaaacaaaaaataaagtaaaataaggaatcataaCCACAGTCCCAAACCCAACGTTTTCATATCTGGataattcatttataaaaatcgcatcgcTTTCAtacatcttaaatttaaaatcGAATAATTTATTAACGTTATATAGACGAGCAataattaacaaaatgaaaggatccctaatatttttttaaattgagtaGTTGAAGTGAAAGAAAGGAAGTGACATCAGAGACATGCGCCGAAACCCTCTAAAATCATGCCTTTATTTCACGTACAAATTCTAACAATTGCGCCGCTACACCTAATTTCCAACTGTTGTCCGTCGCTATATGAGTCATTACCGGGATTATGGCCGTTCAGGGTTCGGTTGTAAGGAATCAGCTCATTCTCGTTATATATGGTCGATTTGAAGAGTCTGTTCCTCTTGTTTATTGTGGTTGTGTGTCTTGGAATTGCCGTTGCAGTGACAGCCGGTGTGAGGGTTGTAGGTGGGAAATACTCTGGAAAAGATGTTCCAAGTTTACACGAGTTTGCCATCATatgaattaccccccccccccccccaaaaaaaaaaaaaaaaaaaacctaccaccccccccccccccaaaaaaaaaaaacaaaaacaaaaacaaataaaaaatacatgtagagatatttgataaaaccaataaacaaaattattttaaattttttcctggtgaacattaatattttcataaaatgagaTGATAAACTGTAAACAACTTTGATTTaataagatgaaaataaaaatatctaatcgtgttaaactttttttttcgttGGAAACTACTTTATGGATATCAATTTATTAGAAACAATGTTTACTAAATCGAGttgcattataaaaatttgtttaaagctgcttggtccgattttcttgtaattacagtatcaatttttttttcatacaaatcatttatcttaaaaagttatggactttctcctatttacaccagcagaatcagtctcctttcaaagttagaaatattcaaagtaaataaaaataatttctctttgggcaaacgaaaaaccaaaccaaaatgcatcacgggaatgtttagaaaggAAACcccttggtttcgtcccccgaatgattggggttattcaacccgcatgctatgcatcgattgtaaagaaagcagactttagaaatGTTAGCgaacaaaatgtacacatgtttatttgtaatttgtctgatcatttcgacctttatttaaggcgatttcaaattcgtaatacaactatacccgtctcgtcgtcaggggtaaaattcaacatgaggcgaaataaccttttaatgtcgtttgttttgttagcatattttgtacgtatttttcttcattgaaatttggcataattgacgggtaaaactactgcaatgtcttttattacacatatactaagcatagccatcgtttaaaagcgtgcataaaaattgatatgaaatcggaccaagcagctttaaacatTATGTTGCTTTGCACTCTTTAGTTAATCACTAAGGCTTAAACAAAGTTCATAAACAAAAATTCCGAAATGCTCTACCGTCTAAGAACCTTAATTACGTCTTTTCAAGTAACAAGATCGAAACACATTCGaaataatatttgtaaattaatgttttaccATAGAAGGATCTAGTATTACTTTTACTACCAAATAGGTAACAACAACAACTTTAAGTTACCCTTTCAGTGCATTAATACTCAGTGTCTTACCATATAAGATCATCGTTTCCTCGTCCATACCAAAGCTGTTGCTAGCGTAACAGGAGTACTGTCCAAAGTCCTCTCGTGTCACGTTCGGGAGTCGCAGACTGAGAGTTAGCATGTGCCCCCTGTCCTGGTACACATCGATGCGATGTTTGAACGAATTGAAAAGATCTTGATTCTGGAATTTCCAGATAGACACAGCCTGAGGGAAGGCTGTGACCTTACACTCCAGAATTGTTTCTTTACCCACATACTGTCCCAGTTTCTGGTTGACGAGCCACACCTCTGGCGGAACTTTAAAAAgccacaaaacaaaacaaaaattgataagCATCACAAATGTGTAATTTTTCACCCAACGTCAAAACGTTGGGGAAAATAAATGTACGTTAAGCGTATTTGACGTTACACACGCCTACAGGCTTGTCTGTCGTGACAAtcgttgaaaataaatgtaatcaAGGTCGTGGTTATCAATGTCATtccttaaaatattcaaaaaataaaaattaatgaagagGACGTGTGGTAATTGCGACTTCATGGGCCTTCCCAGCAGATTACAGCTTAGTTGAAACACATCAAATGTATTTACATCACCAAATGTGTAATTCTTACAGAAAATGGATCTGACATAACCAGTTTCAAGAATATAAGGCTCAATAGAACAGACCACTAGTATTTTTCAATAAGGTGATATTGTTGAACTTAATGAAGTTAATCTTCAATGTCATTATAAGATAGATTACAATAATATATTCGACATAatgatatcaattttaatttcaaagaggGATGTGTCTTGGAGTCATACGTGAAGAATTTGATATGGTTTTTTCAACGGTCGGAAAGGCGTACAGTGTCATGATTCTCCAACACTCGGAAAGACACCAGAagtgtgatttattttttaactgtcggaaaggcccgagaggTTGCGAGTGTGTCATGTGCGGTACTCACATTCCACCATCACACTGATGACCCGGTTGACGGCGGGAGGAACATCGTTGAACGCCACACACTCGTAAATCCCGTCACAGTATCGCGTGATGTTGTGAATAATAAGGGTTTCGCCGTTAATGCCCACCCCTACAGAAAacaacaatatgtcaaaaagaATGGTTACCCTGCAATATATTGGTATACCTTACGTTTTCAATAATGGTGAAAGGAAAGTTTTGTACAAATTCATGAAGAtggtaaaaaatgatttttaaaaactgcttTCTTTGACTCTTTtatgtttttgggttttttttgccaATGAGTAATGGATACTAGCAATGAATTTCTTTGCAcagcaaaatatatatttattgcatctgcagaaacaatattttattgttaagGCGTTGATTACAACagatctttatacatgtacatgattatgAAGGCAGAGAAGCGAATGGCTATAGTACAGTTACAATGCATGGTTAAATAcaacattttgtttgaaaatgagaTATGACAACCTTTATGACAGCTCTTACGGGCCCTGTGGCAATTTTTGTGTACCTTTCCCATTTTCGTTTCATGTAAAAAGGttggttgaaaaaaataaacagaaaaaccAGAAAACCAAAACCAAAAGCCACGTACAAAGGAGGAAATGCAAATCACACatacaaaaaatgataaatatattagGTGTTTTGgtctttttaatttatatttgaaatcaaaaagatACACTTGACTTAAGGGAcgagtaaaaaattaaaataatactgAAAGCATTGATCAAGTGTTTTTGTATCATTGcataaaatttgcatttttacttgaaatgaattccaatgttttgaatttaagataaaatttgtaattttctcACATATAGCACGTTAAAGCATATAACAGCAGACAAGAGTGATACAGAGAAGAACGACGGATCTGGTCGAAAAACGACCAAACACTAGAGAGAAAGACGGAAGTGAAAGCAAATCGTGCTGAAACCACACTCCATAAAAACAGGAAGTAGAGAGTGTACCATTATTTACCACCGGATCATGCCCGATAACAGTGGCTATCGGGACGGAAGTCAATTCTACGTCATACACTGTAACAAAAACATGATAGATAATCAAATCACGTGATAAAAACTCTGATAGTTCTTGGTGTAGTGAGAATGTAAGTCACGACTACTGTTTTGACCTCAGACTTCATAACCATttattcctatttttttttaaatttttcttttacttttctaaataaaatgatttgaaaatgaattcaatataagtgtttctcttttattttttacattttaaaattaaaatgatttaaatattagTTTAACAAAAGTTATGCGTTTCTAACAGAAATTATCTTCATATGTTTATTGTATTAACCTTTTTTCATTTTGCCAGTAGGAGTGATTGATATTTTGATGGTGTCAAATATGTATAACTAAACTGACGCTCAATTGGGAATTAGAGAGACTAGAAAGTCAACAAATTATCCCAAAAATcaacttaaaaaaatcttatataggatttttttttaaccacaaACTATTTATTTGTACGAAATCCTTACATCTTAATGTCTTTGACAAGTTTTTGTTATTTACTGAAATTAAGCTTTcggattttatttaaattttattcacatttttgtagacagcttaaaatatttttttaaggctatttatataattttttttatgatatatgttaaattcgatttttaagtacaataattatatatatatatatatatatatatatatatatatatatatatatatacacacatgtaaTTGCCGTTAtgaatggtttttaaaaaaaatctttttaatgaaaatataaatgcaaATGGTATTATACGTTAACTATATCAAAGTTAAAATGCTTTTATTCAGTTACTATCTCGTGGtaaaattcatatttctttttgtcggattaattttataaaaatacaatacttcacatgttttactttttgtgtacatgtattttgttacaaaattattatttttttataaaaatacattttcaagtTTTTCAGGACATTATTTAACATAATGATAtgattaatgaaatgaaatttatgatatattaattttgcattgcattgcaCAATAAAATAGTATCATACAATAAGTAAGATTAATATACTTTACaacaaatacataattatatcattGCATAATTCTTGATTAACATTGGGCAAAAAGAAATAGCGTTTAATAGATTGTTTTGTAATATATACAAGAAGTTCTTTAACAATAATTAATTGTGCCAAAAAAGTGTTAGTTAGTTCAAAAGTTTAATAATACTGCAGTGAG is part of the Crassostrea angulata isolate pt1a10 chromosome 3, ASM2561291v2, whole genome shotgun sequence genome and encodes:
- the LOC128177250 gene encoding protein CEPU-1-like isoform X1, encoding MEFSIILRLTALNALCFLGILSKDIMALEPSFDVPIVNITVVAGKTAVLPCSIDSLGDFKVVWTDQFSTLLTLGEKRIIDDERMVLDRPHTKDWNLLLHDVKYDDRGRYTCQINTMPIKTKTIELIVLVPPTILDTSSNDLTAKEGDTVTLTCNVSGVPKPTVQWFRKPHADSRDQHKERVKTSEGHYGNRLSDDHCLYTVSHRVYDVELTSVPIATVIGHDPVVNNGVGINGETLIIHNITRYCDGIYECVAFNDVPPAVNRVISVMVEFPPEVWLVNQKLGQYVGKETILECKVTAFPQAVSIWKFQNQDLFNSFKHRIDVYQDRGHMLTLSLRLPNVTREDFGQYSCYASNSFGMDEETMILYEYFPPTTLTPAVTATAIPRHTTTINKRNRLFKSTIYNENELIPYNRTLNGHNPGNDSYSDGQQLEIRCSGAIVRICAPYSGRQGYNTGQTKSYHVGLLIFSSILSSIYLFDISCFMML
- the LOC128177250 gene encoding opioid-binding protein/cell adhesion molecule homolog isoform X2, yielding MEFSIILRLTALNALCFLGILSKDIMALEPSFDVPIVNITVVAGKTAVLPCSIDSLGDFKVVWTDRWSTLLTYGDRRIINDERISVERPRLRDWNLLIRDVQYSDQGNFVCQINTLPIKTNSVLLNVLVPPTILDTSSNDLTAKEGDTVTLTCNVSGVPKPTVQWFRKPHADSRDQHKERVKTSEGHYGNRLSDDHCLYTVSHRVYDVELTSVPIATVIGHDPVVNNGVGINGETLIIHNITRYCDGIYECVAFNDVPPAVNRVISVMVEFPPEVWLVNQKLGQYVGKETILECKVTAFPQAVSIWKFQNQDLFNSFKHRIDVYQDRGHMLTLSLRLPNVTREDFGQYSCYASNSFGMDEETMILYEYFPPTTLTPAVTATAIPRHTTTINKRNRLFKSTIYNENELIPYNRTLNGHNPGNDSYSDGQQLEIRCSGAIVRICAPYSGRQGYNTGQTKSYHVGLLIFSSILSSIYLFDISCFMML